Genomic window (Methanothrix sp.):
GGCCAGCAGGTCGTAGAACAGCATGACGGAGAGGTGGGGATTCTCCAGCCGGCGGTCCACGATCCGCTTCCCCAGATCATCCGGAATCACCCTGGATGATCCCCGGTCACTTCTGGGTTGGGGTTTCAGCCCGTCGATGTTGCGCTGGCGGTAATCCCAGAGCCAGCGCCGGATCGTCTTGGCGTT
Coding sequences:
- a CDS encoding helix-turn-helix domain-containing protein; its protein translation is MGLTDDQKTDVALFRFSLIAPLLNNQVADPRAYLEEVASKTWDVPHYGKKEYNAKTIRRWLWDYRQRNIDGLKPQPRSDRGSSRVIPDDLGKRIVDRRLENPHLSVMLFYDLLA